In the genome of Streptomyces violaceoruber, the window GTGGGTGCGCACGGTGGCCTGGCGGCTGGCGGTCAGTCGGTGGCGGAAGGTGCGCACCGCGCTCGCCTTCGCCCGGCGCCAGGGACCGCCGGCCCCCGTTCCGCCCCCGGAACCGCACCACGTGCTGCTGGTCCAGGCGCTGCGGCAAATACCCGAGGCGCAGCGACGGGCCGTGGTGCTCCACCACCTGTGCGACCTGACGGTCGAGCAGGTGGCCGCCGAGGTCGGCAGTCCGGTCGGTACGGTCAAGGCGCAGCTGAGCCGGGGCCGGGCGGCGCTTGCCCGGCTCCTGTCCGACACCGAGCTGGATCCGCGGACGAGTCGCCTGCCGGAGGTGCGACATGGCTGACAGGCCAGGACCGGGCCCAGGAGCGGGGCCAGGACCGCTGCCCGGACTGGAGGAGTCCCTGGCGGACCTCGCCGAGTCGGGCCGCCGGCACGCGGCGCCGCCGGCCCCGGAGCGGATCCGGGCGCGCGGCGAGCAGCGCCTGCGCCGCAGGCGGGCCGCACTGGCGTCCGGCGGCGCGCTGCTGGCCGCGGCGGTGGCCCTGGGCGGCCTGTCGCTGGTCCGGGCCGCCCGGGACCCCGAGCCGCCCGCCGTCCTCCCGACGGCGGCCGCTTCGCCCTTCGTGCCGCCGGTGCCCGCTCCGGGAGTGGAGTACGCCGAGGAACTGGCCTACGTGTACGACGCGGTGGCGGAGGGCGACACGGTGCGGGTCACCGTCGAGCCGCTGCGCACCGTGCGGGGCGGGGCGACGCCCACGGGCGAGGTGCACACGCTGACCCTGCCGCGGGGGACGCCGGTCGAAGCACGGCGGCTGTCCGGCGGGAACCCGGCGGACCTGCGACTGGACGAGCTGCTGGACCGGCTGGCCGCCGGGCGGAAGTGGGCC includes:
- a CDS encoding SigE family RNA polymerase sigma factor — encoded protein: MRPPDEPRTGRGADTHEFDAFYAESVGRLIGHLYAMTGDLAEAQDVVQEAFARAWERRTELDLNGAPEAWVRTVAWRLAVSRWRKVRTALAFARRQGPPAPVPPPEPHHVLLVQALRQIPEAQRRAVVLHHLCDLTVEQVAAEVGSPVGTVKAQLSRGRAALARLLSDTELDPRTSRLPEVRHG